Proteins encoded in a region of the Xylocopa sonorina isolate GNS202 chromosome 1, iyXylSono1_principal, whole genome shotgun sequence genome:
- the Flz gene encoding transmembrane serine protease filzig, whose product MMAVGKNVHLFLVILSSTSVISHSFVPQATGRRLFGGYRIVPKACQPTIPSRMKSNEPAICMFNYECSRRNGQVVGACMDGFLFGACCQLPSKNSASSSGGVENVPATDEIFNVHEIDHVPDIPILLNSDGTPLGMTISQDDNGKIEMTGILSGQQNNEGGTYTKISTYNAPSTTTRPISGISQIQDSLQNAERPQLPAQPDISHLEEDFSALLGQQSVLDDLGLPGLLSHTTANNDIQNHQDNSAINPVTTLLSPDQILQIADPVDQLPALFSQGLGQSNHTSPDTILLDENGTMLNETNNPDDLFKPNVETSTDRRRVTVTSTTTQKPRVTGSVSFTKIKNQPPRDSVYQSTPTKQWVKYPGQFPSSVHDAMSPSTGHQTFSTSSMTRKPAVTQAYASTQRLTTASLPSKTSVDNFEKVSTIEERVSTKNVEAVGSANHRTTTPMTTSSDKKDELVRVPTITYDVSSGNKNEDTSDKEELAINHIISILNDTKPGSGTTIQTPNSSIHKWVSIDETSKPSLVRISTRPSPTYGPTTAQTFPYTFYKPGQSSNYYSYETVPTEASYASYSTSSLHSSRPSTQSNYPSISTGDYSAKTTTNPPAPTVIVLGSLGTEFATETTQKTVTRRPAPETERPTTTAFRPTTESMRPNPLTTRKPSVSTTITHNISTVISNVANNTVVSTSFISVNVKDGTTSKPMVGEYSTESVAAESESEQNFEKLSTKAPTTWITQSIWSNKPSFHLKPVTSSPITFEESPTSASTVAFKEPTASTMIDFKATTPLPHCDEETAAPDDLINFPPVRNPNLNTSTPISQQEKPTIVETFNNTGYPNIEIISENDIPTPTFIEDDVLTNKVDTFVNKIVQSLQGNFQDLKDIVYNRINSTTTAPVTATKRPATTTKKPTRKPTSTAKPSYTTTKKPATTKRPANRPTTVRPSVSEKPVRPAKPTTLKPKPTTASGATTKRPQVTTKRTRPTRRPTTTPATSTEPAAEEESGTSNAYETTTVQQQITSTSDFRSQCGIRPLVKSARIVGGKSAAFGEWPWQVLVREATWLGLFTKNKCGGVLITDKYVITAAHCQPGFLATLVAVFGEYDLSGELEPKRSVSRNVRRVIVNRGYNPTTFENDLALLELESPVQFDVHIVPICMPEDGIDFTGRMATVTGWGRLKYNGGVPSVLQEVQVPIIKNSVCQEMFQTGGHSKLILDSFLCAGYANGQKDSCEGDSGGPLVMQRPDGRWFLVGTVSHGITCAAPYLPGVYMRTTFFKPWLHSITGV is encoded by the exons ATG ATGGCTGTCGGGAAGAACgtccatttattcctcgtcatcCTTTCTTCGACGTCCGTCATTTCACACTCTTTTGTGCCCCAAGCCACAG GCAGAAGATTGTTCGGCGGATATAGAATAGTACCGAAAGCATGTCAGCCAACGATACCATCCCGGATGAAGTCAAACGAGCCCGCGATATGCATGTTCAATTACGAGTGCTCGCGTCGAAACGGACAAGTGGTCGGCGCGTGTATGGACGGTTTCCTTTTCGGTGCATGCTGTCAGCTGCCATCGAAAAATTCAGCCAGCAGCAGCGGTGGCGTCGAAAATGTCCCAGCCACCGATGAAATATTCAACGTGCACGAGATCGATCACGTCCCAGATATTCCTATCTTGTTGAACTCGGATGGGACGCCGCTCGGAATGACGATATCGCAGGACGATAatgggaaaatagaaatgaccgGTATACTGTCGGGCCAACAGAATAACGAAGGCGGCACGTATACGAAAATTTCAACGTACAACGCGCCGTCGACCACTACCAGACCGATATCCGGTATTTCGCAAATTCAGGACAGCCTACAAAACGCGGAGAGGCCGCAATTACCAGCCCAGCCGGACATAAGCCACCTCGAGGAGGACTTTTCGGCTTTGTTGGGTCAGCAGAGCGTCCTGGACGATCTGGGTCTCCCGGGACTGTTGAGTCATACCACCGCGAACAATGATATTCAGAATCACCAGGACAATTCTGCCATTAATCCGGTTACCACTTTACTCAGCCCGGATCAGATACTTCAGATAGCCGATCCGGTTGACCAACTTCCAGCCTTGTTCTCGCAGGGGTTAGGCCAGAGCAATCACACCTCGCCCGATACGATACTGTTGGACGAGAACGGAACGATGCTGAACGAGACGAACAATCCCGACGATCTCTTCAAGCCTAACGTCGAAACCAGCACCGATAGAAGGAGAGTGACCGTAACATCGACCACCACTCAGAAACCGAGAGTGACCGGAAGCGTGTCGTTTACGAAGATTAAGAACCAGCCACCGCGCGACTCTGTTTATCAAAGTACTCCGACGAAGCAGTGGGTGAAGTATCCCGGTCAATTTCCATCCTCCGTGCACGACGCGATGTCTCCATCCACGGGACATCAAACGTTCAGCACGTCGTCGATGACAAGAAAACCGGCGGTGACGCAGGCGTACGCCAGCACGCAAAGACTCACGACTGCTTCTCTACCGAGTAAAACATCTGTCGACAACTTCGAAAAGGTCAGCACGATCGAGGAAAGGGTGTCGACGAAGAACGTGGAAGCTGTCGGCTCTGCCAATCATAGGACAACCACGCCGATGACTACCTCGAGCGATAAGAAAGACGAATTGGTGAGAGTCCCAACGATTACTTACGACGTATCCTCGGGCAACAAGAACGAGGACACGTCGGACAAGGAAGAATTGGCCATCAATCACATTATCTCCATACTGAACGATACGAAGCCGGGCTCGGGAACTACGATTCAGACGCCGAACTCGTCCATTCATAAATGGGTCAGCATCGACGAGACGTCGAAGCCGTCCTTGGTTCGAATATCCACGCGACCTTCTCCTACATACGGACCTACCACCGCTCAAACTTTTCCTTACACCTTTTACAAACCTGGCCAATCGTCCAATTATTACAGCTACGAGACCGTCCCCACAGAGGCGTCGTACGCTTCCTACTCGACGTCTAGTTTACATTCGTCGAGACCATCGACTCAGTCGAACTATCCCAGCATCAGCACCGGCGATTATTCCGCCAAGACAACCACGAATCCGCCTGCACCAACGGTGATTGTTCTTGGATCGCTCGGGACAGAGTTCGCTACGGAAACTACTCAGAAGACTGTCACGAGGAGGCCGGCACCCGAAACTGAGAGACCAACTACGACAGCTTTCAGACCCACTACCGAATCGATGAGACCAAATCCACTTACCACGAGGAAACCCAGTGTTTCGACAACTATAACGCACAATATTAGCACGGTGATCTCCAACGTCGCTAACAATACCGTGGTTTCGACGAGTTTCATCAGCGTCAACGTGAAAGACGGGACTACCTCGAAACCGATGGTGGGCGAGTACAGCACGGAATCGGTCGCTGCTGAGAGCGAATCTGAGCAGAATTTTGAAAAGCTGTCGACGAAAGCTCCCACGACGTGGATCACGCAATCCATCTGGTCCAACAAACCGAGTTTCCATTTGAAACCAGTTACGTCTTCGCCTATCACCTTCGAAGAGAGCCCAACGTCTGCCAGCACTGTAGCCTTTAAAGAACCTACCGCTTCAACGATGATCGACTTCAAAGCGACAACTCCTCTGCCACATTGCGACGAGGAAACAGCCGCGCCAGACGACTTGATCAATTTCCCACCAGTTCGCAATCCAAATCTCAACACCTCGACGCCGATCTCGCAACAAGAGAAGCCAACCATCGTCGAGACGTTCAACAACACAGGCTATCCTAACATAGAGATCATAAGCGAGAATGATATCCCAACACCGACCTTCATCGAAGACGATGTTCTAACGAATAAAGTGGACACGTTTGTGAACAAGATCGTGCAATCCTTACAAGGCAATTTCCAG GATCTCAAAGACATCGTGTACAATCGTATCAACTCGACAACGACCGCACCAGTCACCGCAACGAAGCGGCCAGCGACCACCACGAAGAAACCAACGCGAAAACCAACGTCAACGGCGAAACCCTCGTACACGACGACGAAGAAGCCAGCGACAACGAAAAGGCCAGCAAACCGTCCGACAACTGTAAGACCGTCGGTGTCGGAGAAACCAGTCCGCCCTGCGAAACCGACAACGTTGAAACCGAAACCAACGACCGCGTCAGGCGCGACCACGAAGAGACCCCAGGTAACAACGAAACGCACCAGACCAACCAGAAGGCCTACCACGACGCCGGCTACGAGCACGGAACCAGCCGCTGAGGAGGAAAGCGGTACCTCGAACGCGTACGAGACTACAACTGTCCAGCAGCAGATCACGTCGACCAGTGACTTTCGTTCCC AGTGCGGGATAAGGCCGTTGGTAAAATCAGCGAGAATCGTCGGCGGTAAATCGGCCGCGTTCGGCGAATGGCCATGGCAAGTCTTAGTTCGCGAAGCCACTTGGCTAGGTCTCTTTACGAAAAATAAATGCGGCGGTGTTCTGATTACAGACAAGTACGTGATAACCGCGGCCCACTGTCAGCCAGG ATTCTTAGCAACTCTGGTAGCCGTTTTCGGAGAGTACGATTTATCTGGCGAACTGGAGCCGAAGCGCAGCGTGTCGAGGAACGTTCGACGGGTGATCGTTAACAGGGGTTACAACCCGACGACGTTCGAAAATGATTTGGCCCTTCTGGAACTGGAATCACCGGTTCAGTTCGATGTCCACATAGTGCCGATTTGCATGCCCGAGGACGGTATAGATTTCACTGGTAGAATGGCAACTGTGACAGGGTGGGGACGATTGAAGTACA ATGGCGGCGTGCCTTCCGTTTTACAAGAGGTTCAAGTGCCCATAATAAAGAACTCCGTGTGTCAAGAAATGTTCCAGACAGGTGGCCATTCCAAGCTGATTCTCGACAGCTTCCTGTGCGCTGGATACGCCAATGGACAGAAGGACTCTTGCGAG GGTGACAGTGGCGGTCCTCTGGTAATGCAGCGACCAGACGGAAGATGGTTTTTGGTAGGCACGGTGTCTCATGGGATAACATGCGCTGCACCTTATCTTCCAGGTGTTTACATGAGGACAACCTTTTTCAAACCCTGGCTGCACAGTATCACTGGCGTCTGA